ATAAACGTTGGGAAAGAGTGAAATTAGCGTATGATTTAGTAGTTCACGGAACAGGAACTGCAACTAATGATATTGTATCTTCTATTGCAACTAGTTATGGAAACGATGTGACTGATGAATTTATCCAACCTTTGGTTGCTGTTGATACAAATGGCGCACCTTTAGCCGTTATACAAGAAGATGACGTAGTTATCTTTTTCAACTTTAGAACGGACAGAGGTCGTGAATTGACTGAAGCACTTTCACAACAGGATTTTCACGAGCAAAACATGCACAAATTGAATTTGTATTATGTAACGCTTACCAACTACGACGAAACTTACCAAAATGTAAAAGTGGTTTACAATAAAGACAATATCACTGAAACTTTAGGAGAAGTCTTAGAAAAAGCCAACAAAAAACAAATCCGTATTGCCGAAACAGAAAAATACCCTCACGTAACCTTTTTCTTTTCGGGGGGTAGAGAAACTGCTTTTGAGGGCGAAAGCCGCATCTTAAGAAATTCACCTAAAGTAGCTACTTACGATTTACAACCTGAAATGAGTGCTTACGAATTGAAAGACGCTTTGGTGCCTGAATTGAATAAAGGAGAAGTGGATTTTGTTTGTTTGAACTTTGCTAACGGTGACATGGTAGGACATACCGGAATTATGGAAGCGGCCATCAAAGCCTGTGAAGCAGTAGATGAATGTGTAAAAGAAGTAGTCGAAGCGGCATTAGCCAATGACTATACCACTATAATTATCGCTGACCACGGGAACTGTGAAACGATGATCAATCCTGATGGTTCTCCAAATACGGCGCATACTACGAATCCAGTGCCAATTATTTTGGTAGATAAAGATTTGAAAAAAATTAATGATGGCGTTTTAGGAGATATCGCTCCAACCATACTAGAATTGATGGGCGTAGCGCAACCTGCCGCTATGACAAGTCACTCTTTGT
This sequence is a window from Flavobacterium ammoniigenes. Protein-coding genes within it:
- the gpmI gene encoding 2,3-bisphosphoglycerate-independent phosphoglycerate mutase yields the protein MNKKVILMILDGWGKSPDPKVSAIDNANVPFINSLYTKYPSAQLRTDGLNVGLPEGQMGNSEVGHMNLGAGRIVYQDLAKINLAVANKTLAKEQVLIDAFNYAKTNNKKVHFLGLVSDGGVHSHTSHLRGLIDASQEYGLDNVFIHAFTDGRDVDPKSGKKYLQDLQNYIAPTPVKIASVIGRYYAMDRDKRWERVKLAYDLVVHGTGTATNDIVSSIATSYGNDVTDEFIQPLVAVDTNGAPLAVIQEDDVVIFFNFRTDRGRELTEALSQQDFHEQNMHKLNLYYVTLTNYDETYQNVKVVYNKDNITETLGEVLEKANKKQIRIAETEKYPHVTFFFSGGRETAFEGESRILRNSPKVATYDLQPEMSAYELKDALVPELNKGEVDFVCLNFANGDMVGHTGIMEAAIKACEAVDECVKEVVEAALANDYTTIIIADHGNCETMINPDGSPNTAHTTNPVPIILVDKDLKKINDGVLGDIAPTILELMGVAQPAAMTSHSLL